The Candidatus Methylomirabilota bacterium genome has a segment encoding these proteins:
- the lepB gene encoding signal peptidase I, whose translation MRAFFNSRFVKGEKRRSYRLAFILFWSILMYLFFSHFVISVGIIRETSMVPTVPEDGYYLVNKYIYYFTRPKRGDIVVLRQNAYTPEILKRVVGLEGETLLIKGGHVYIDGRRLDEPYALGGTYPDFGPHAIEKDTYFILGDNRKVSKDSRHFGTVPFQNIEGKIKPGVFFPL comes from the coding sequence ATGAGAGCCTTTTTTAACTCGCGCTTCGTCAAAGGCGAGAAACGGAGAAGCTACCGCCTGGCGTTCATCCTGTTCTGGTCCATCCTCATGTATCTCTTTTTCAGTCATTTTGTCATAAGCGTCGGGATCATACGGGAGACGAGCATGGTTCCGACGGTGCCCGAGGATGGCTACTACTTGGTCAATAAGTATATCTACTACTTTACCCGCCCCAAGCGAGGAGATATCGTCGTCCTGCGACAAAATGCCTATACACCTGAGATCCTGAAGCGGGTGGTCGGGCTGGAGGGTGAGACGCTGCTGATCAAGGGAGGCCACGTGTACATCGACGGTCGTCGATTGGACGAACCCTACGCTTTGGGCGGTACGTATCCCGATTTCGGTCCACATGCGATTGAGAAAGATACCTATTTCATCCTCGGGGACAACCGAAAGGTGAGTAAAGATAGTCGCCATTTTGGTACCGTTCCGTTTCAGAATATCGAGGGGAAAATCAAGCCAGGAGTATTCTTTCCGTTGTAG
- the lepB gene encoding signal peptidase I, whose protein sequence is MAFILFWSILMYYFVQGYVVALGLVIDRSMQPSLHKEGYYLVNKYIYQFTSPERGDIVVFKRTPDAAMLDAKRIIGLPGETVLIRSGDVYIDGHRLEEAYAVGKTHPDLGPYSVAEGTYYVLGDSRWVREDSREFGSLSLKKIDGKIAPDKLFPFR, encoded by the coding sequence ATGGCCTTCATCCTGTTCTGGTCCATCTTGATGTATTACTTCGTTCAGGGATATGTCGTGGCCCTCGGGCTTGTGATAGACAGGAGCATGCAACCGTCGTTGCACAAGGAAGGGTATTATTTGGTCAACAAGTACATCTACCAGTTTACGAGTCCCGAGCGAGGGGACATTGTGGTGTTTAAGAGAACTCCAGATGCCGCTATGTTAGACGCCAAGCGCATTATCGGACTCCCCGGGGAAACCGTGCTGATTAGATCGGGAGATGTCTATATAGATGGCCACCGGTTGGAGGAGGCGTACGCCGTTGGCAAAACACACCCGGATCTCGGTCCCTATTCCGTCGCCGAGGGCACCTACTATGTCCTCGGGGATAGCCGATGGGTGAGGGAGGACAGCCGGGAGTTCGGGTCCCTTTCATTGAAGAAAATAGACGGGAAGATCGCACCGGACAAGCTATTCCCATTCCGCTAA